The Drosophila bipectinata strain 14024-0381.07 chromosome 3L, DbipHiC1v2, whole genome shotgun sequence region AAACAAGATATTTTATGCAAACAcactttttggccaacaatttCCTATAGActtgaaataataaaagaagaaaacaTATATGCTGCCAAAGACGTTTGCGTAATCGGCGGTTATAGACATTTTATACCCATTTTATACCTCGGAGAGGACAAGGGTATATTGGTTGTCTGTGAATGTATGTTACAGGGAGAAGAAGTGCTATTTTAGAAAAGTTTTAATACCAAGCTATGAGAGAggttaatttatatatataaattgatTTCAACAATATTGGCTTCTTTTCAGAAAAGAAATAGACCTTTTATCGTTCTTGTCTACTTCAGTagcttgttttctttttaagaaaatatttattttttagaaaggTTATATACAGAAtcagatgagtaccgggtatcgtATAGTCGAGAAACTCTATTGAAGGCgaccttattttttatttaccctCGACGTGTGAtgagtgtgcgtgtgtgtgggcctcgtatttaatattttgtttaaaaaacctttttgcaatggcaaataaaattaattttgttattCTTGCCGCGTGTGCGGTACAATGTGACAACTAGAGAAAACATATATACTTGGATAGCTACCTACCTACAAGGTATATAAAGTATGAAAGGGAAATAAGAAGCAGAAGCCATCAGAGATGAAAATGGCTAACGAACGTACCAAAAGCCGCTTAAAATCCATTTTACGATACCGCATGTGAGGCAGaagaaattgtttttttttcgctgtcTCTTACCTTTATGTAATCGCTCATTATAATTGGCATTTGTGTGtgacaaaaaatggataaCAAAAAACGTGACAACAGAGGGGAGAGCCACGTATGGGAGAGGTGTACAATTGTCAGGTGCGAAGAGGCGGTAAGACAATATTGCGGCTGAGTTTTTTGTGCAATCCCCCAGCCCACAACCCACAATGAACAAAAAACTTCGATCGCTGAACGATAAGCCAGCGCATTCATAACGCATCAAGCATACGCAATGGTGTCCCGCAGCCGCAAGAAACATGTGCACTGATTTCGCGCTTGCCCAAGTTTTCTGTTtccccaacaaaataatagcTACTCATTATTCGAGCCAGATGTGAGTCAAAGTACGAAAAGCGGCTTAAAATACCATTCCAGATTACACGAATTTCGACAAGTATGGTACTTGGACGATTTTCTAATTGTTTtgtaaagaaaacaaaagtgagctatttttataccctggCAAAGGGTATAAGAAATAGGAAAGAtttcactgtgggccatataagggaaaaccccattttcaagggatcccatcaggaaaaatggaaaaaaatctgaaaaaaatgttgtctcaaaatttttatgcagaatgatggcgaatcgatctagaaatcgtttaagatactccgcttgagaatcggatgagaattggaaaagatatagccatcacagtggaccctataggggaaaaccccattttcaagggatcccaccccgaaaaatggacaaaaaatctgaaaaatattttgtctcagaattttgatgcagaatggtggcgaatcgatctagaaatcgtttaaggtactccgcttgagaatcggatgagaattggaaaagatatagccaccacagtggaccctataggggaaaaccccatttccaagggatcccatcaggaaaaattaacaaaaaatctgaaaaatattttgtctcaaaatttttatgcagaatgatggcgaatcgatctagaaatcgtttaagatactccgcttgagaatcggatgagaattggggaagatatacccatcacagtggaccctataggggaaaaccccattttcaagggatcccaccccgaaaaatggacaaaaaatctgaaaaatattttgtctcaggattttgatgcagaatggtggcgaatcgatctagaaatcgtttaaggtactccgcttgagaattggatgagaattggaaaagatatagccatcacagtggaccctataggggaaaaccccatttccaagggatcccatcaggaaaaatgaacaaaaaatctgaaaaatattttgtctcaggattttgatgcagaatggtggcgaatcgatctagaaatcgtttaaggtactccgcttgagaatcggatgagaattggaaaatatatagccatcacagtggaccctataggggaaaaccccatttccaagggatcccatcaggaaaaatgaacaaaaaatctgaaaaatattttgtctcaaaatatttatgcagaatgatggcgaatcgatctagaaatcgtttaagatactccgcttgagaatcggatgagaattggggaagatatagccatcacagtggaccctataggggaaaaccccattttcaagggatcccaccccgaaaaatggacaaaaaatctgaaaaatattttgtctcaggattttgatgcagaatggtggcgaatcgatctagaaatcgtttaaggtactccgcttgagaattggatgagaattggaaaagatatagccatcacagtggaccctataggggaaaaccccatttccaagggatcccatcaggaaaaatgaacaaaaaatctgaaaaatattttgtctcaggattttgatgcagaatggtggcgaatcgatctagaaatcgtttaaggtactccgcttgagaattggatgagaattggaaaagatatagccatcacagtggaccctataggggaaaaccccatttccaagggatcccatcaggaaaaatgaacaaaaaatctgaaaaatattttgtctcaaaatatttatgcagaatgatggcgaatcgatctagaaatcgtttaagatactccgcttgagaatcggatgagaattggggaagatatagccatcacagtggaccctataggggaaaaccccattttcaagggatcccaccccgaaaaatggacaaaaaatctgaaaaatattttgtctcagaattttgatgcagaatggtggcgaatcgatctagaaatcgtttaaggtactccgcttgagaattggatgagaattggaaaagatatagccatcacagtggaccctataggggaaaaccccatttccaagggatcccatcaggaaaaatgaacaaaacatctgaaaaatattttgtctcaggatttggATGTAGAATtttggcaaatcgatccagaaatcgtttaaggtactccgcttaagaatcggatgagaattggggaagatatagccatcactgtggcccatatatggaaaacccccattttcaagggatcccatcatgaaaaatggacaaaaaatgtaaaaaatattgtgtctcaggattttgatgcagaatggaggcgaatcgatctagaaatcgtttaaggtactccgcttgagcattggatgagaattggggaagatatagccttccctgtgggccatacaGGGGAAATCGTTAGacttaaaaatcattttttttctatacaATGTCAAACAATATTATCTATTTTGAAATTTGTATAATTACTTGggtttattatatataaaataaatattttcaaacctTGTTCTGATATATCTAACATATGCATAAGTATGTACATTCCTCTATTATCTGTCTTATAAAGAGACTGTatagaatttttttcaaaatgtttaaaaatattcagttACAAATTAGACGGCAAGGCGTAAAGCCACCTAAAGTTcttctttaaaatttgttaTCTAATAAACTCCTATAAACATTTACATAACTTTGGAGAgcgtatttatttaaaaaaaaagtgccttAGAATCATTCAAAATAGTAtcattttttcactttttcttAAAAGTGAACTTACTCCTAAAAATGGGTGTAGACAACCGGAATATCACTGATGAAGACAAGCTAGCTTATCAGCCATAATTGCTGTGGTTAGACACGCCTTCCAATGGAATGCCCAAGCTAATTGCTGGCACCCAATTTGCATGACAAGATTTTCACGAGCTTTCTCTTCCACtctctgattttttttcttgtttctttatatttttctacAGGCCTCgaggcaacagcaacatcagaagcagaagcagcagcggcaaccCCAGCCGCAACACCTGCACCAGCAACTTCTTTGCTGACAGCTTCTTGGATAGCCGAGTACGTGATCGTTTTCTGGCCAAGATCAGAGCAAATCAGCGCCATGGCGATGTCACCTTTTGTCTTGGATGCGGCTGCGATCGCCCCTTCTCGTGATCTCAATGGCAATGCAACAGCAACTGGCAGTGGAAGTGCAAGTGCAAGTGCAACATCAGCATCGAATTCGCcgcgaaaaacgaaaaagacAATTATCAATTGGCTGGTGAACAGTGACAACAACAATCGGTTAACGTGCGATAACCCCAAAAGTAgtaaaagccaaacaaatccaaatccgaatacgaatccgaatccgaatcatAACCctaatccgaatccgaatccaaatccaaataatAATTGCAGCTGCGAGTCGCGCGCGTTTCGCGATTTCCGCGGTGTCCAAACCCTCCGCTTGTTGTGGAGCAAGCGCATCAAGAGTGCCAGCGAGGACCACGCCCACTACAGTGCCCACTCCCACGCCCACGCCCATGGGGCCAACCCCACATTGGGCACCCTGAAGAAACTGAACAAGAGTGTCAGTTGTCTGGTGAATGTTTTCAATAATTCACGAGACTTTTCCACGCCGGAGAAATCGCTGGCCAAGCGCACGGCCAGCCTGCACAACTTGCAGGACTCGAAGCACCTGCTGCTCCAGAAGGAGAAGGACAACTTCTACAAGTACAAGAACGCCGAGCAGGCCAGAATGCAGGCCAAGTTGAAGCGCGTCAACGACGAGGCGAGTGCGACAATAGCCGCCGGCGAAAGCCGCGAGAACCGCAATGACATGGAGCTCCTATCAGCCGTAGATAAGACTACGGCGGAGCAGGGGCAGGCGGAGGATGAGGGCGAGGTGGAGCCGAATGCGAATGTGGAGGCGGGTGACTGGCTGGAAGAGCGAGTGGAGCTACGAGCGAAACGGGAGCGTAACGCCGCCAGCGAGTTCAGTCTCAGTGCGACGAGCGGCAGGAGTGGCTGCGGCAGCTCGGAATCCATAcacacctccacctcctcgaCGGCCACCGCTGCCACCGTGACGTCATCGGCGGGTCGTTCCGGTGGCCGGCGCAAATATAGCTTTAAGACGCACGCCGGTAAGTCCTATcaccaacaccaccacccCATCCGCCGGGTGAGCAATATGGACGCCCATAGCAGTGCCCCTAACAGCTCCAGTATGGTGGCCAAGCTGACCCAACAGTTCAACGAGATTATCCAGAAAGATGCCCGACTCCTGGAGCAGGTGAAGCGCAACAATGGCGTCTGGCTGTCACGAGGCACCCACGTCTACAAGGTCATCGAGCGGGAGCAAGGCAGTGCGGAGGAGAACCGCATCTCCACTGTCCAGAGGAACATCAAGAAGTTCGAAAAGCTGGAGAAGCCTTCGATTCCCCAGAAAACCGAACAGCTGATGCGGAAACACCGCGAGCTGATGGCCAGCAGTCCCCGGGGAAGTCTCAATCCTAAGGGTTCCAGAGTCAAGAGGAATCTCAAGCTGCCCGCGGGATGTATGGGAATACCAGAGGAGGAGGTGAAAGCGCCCACGGAGAAAGGCTGCACCGGTATTCCCGAACAGCCAGCTAAGCAACCAAAAGACAAAATACCCAAAGAGGAGGTGGATGCGAGATCCAATGAGGAACTGCATCTAGTTATAAACAAAGAAAAGCCAGAAACGGAAGGAGAAGCTGACGATTTGGAGCCAGAGCAGGAGGAGGGTTTCAGACAGAAGTGGAAACACAAAAAGTCCTCCATCTACGAAAAGCTAAGATTCCCCTTCAAGGGACGAAAGTCGGCCAGTCCCTCGCCCACCAAAGGACGAGCCAAGGAGGAGGCACCAATCGTAGAGGAAGTCACCAAAGAGGAGCCCGAGGCAGAGCCTCTCAGACTACAAATTCCCAAAGAGGACACCCCTGTGAAGGTGGACACCAATGGTGGATTCCTTGTCTCCCCTTGCATCGAGGCCGATGCGAAGATCCTTGATGCCCTGGAAGAACTCGACCACAAGCTGAAGGTGCTCAGTCATCCAAGTGAGATGTCCACATCCGGAGACGGAGAACTCCTGATAGCTGCCAACGATGACTTTGAACAGCGCATCCTGCCCAATAACTCGTTCGTTTTCCAGTCGGCCAACAAGCAGATCTCCAACAACCAGATCCTGCTCAACCAAGCGGTGAATGTTACCCTGGTGAATGCCATCGAGGGCGAGCAGATGATCATGGAGCAGAAGCAGCTGGTGAAGATCAgggagctggaggaggagctgCTGGAGCAGAAACCAAAGCAGACACTacaggaggaggagcaggagtcCATCTACGAGCCAATCACCCTGAACAACACTGAAACCAAGACTGAACCCCAGGCTTCCAGCCTCTATAAGATCGCTTCCAAAAGCCAGGAGATCGTGGAGGATATATACCAAACACTGGAGGAAACCAAGCCAACTAACTGGCTGGAGGGATACGAGTCGATAGCCGGATCCCAGGAGGCTTCCGCCTTGAGTTACGATGGGTATGAGTCCTTTGCTCCTGAGGAGGTACTCACCACACCCACTACACCCTCGGCAGGCACAGGCACCCTGGGCCGGAATACCCGTGACCAGTTGCCAGAGCTGCCCAAGCCCAAGAGGGTGCTCCACACTTCTCCCATGCCTCACCGACCAGCTCCACCCAAGCCGGACGTCAAGGAGTCCGAGGAGGATGAGAACATCTACGACACCATCAAGGGCTGCTATGAGTCTGTCAACCTGAAGGCATCCTCAACGTCCTCCTCTTCATCCTCCAATGGAACAGTAACCCTCACCACAGATGCCATCTCCCTGACCTCCAACTGCTACGAGAGTATCTTGCATTACAAGAAAACGAGGATATCGACGGGAGGGAATCAGAATCAGGCAACCAACGGAGGCAGTTGCATCCAGCTCTCGAGCAGTGGCTCCACCCTGACCATCTCCTCGGACCACAAGACCAACAGCCTGTACGAATCCTCACTGGCGGCAGCCGGGTGTGTGATCTACGGAAGTGCCAGCGTCGGTTGCCGCTCCTCCCTGGGCAGCAGCGCGGGGAGTCGGGATAGCGGGAAGCCCAGGGACAAGAGGTCCTCGATAGCAGGGTCCAGCGATAACAGCGACGCCTGGGTGGACATTTCGGATGGCGAACATGGACCTGCGCCCTTGGAAACAGCCGCCACCGAAGCCCAGTTCATTGTGTAAGtatttgtccttttttttatgtttttaaactttcaggaaaaattagaaaaggtTAGTTAGTAATTACTAATCAG contains the following coding sequences:
- the Exn gene encoding uncharacterized protein Exn isoform X1, yielding MAMSPFVLDAAAIAPSRDLNGNATATGSGSASASATSASNSPRKTKKTIINWLVNSDNNNRLTCDNPKSSKSQTNPNPNTNPNPNHNPNPNPNPNPNNNCSCESRAFRDFRGVQTLRLLWSKRIKSASEDHAHYSAHSHAHAHGANPTLGTLKKLNKSVSCLVNVFNNSRDFSTPEKSLAKRTASLHNLQDSKHLLLQKEKDNFYKYKNAEQARMQAKLKRVNDEASATIAAGESRENRNDMELLSAVDKTTAEQGQAEDEGEVEPNANVEAGDWLEERVELRAKRERNAASEFSLSATSGRSGCGSSESIHTSTSSTATAATVTSSAGRSGGRRKYSFKTHAGKSYHQHHHPIRRVSNMDAHSSAPNSSSMVAKLTQQFNEIIQKDARLLEQVKRNNGVWLSRGTHVYKVIEREQGSAEENRISTVQRNIKKFEKLEKPSIPQKTEQLMRKHRELMASSPRGSLNPKGSRVKRNLKLPAGCMGIPEEEVKAPTEKGCTGIPEQPAKQPKDKIPKEEVDARSNEELHLVINKEKPETEGEADDLEPEQEEGFRQKWKHKKSSIYEKLRFPFKGRKSASPSPTKGRAKEEAPIVEEVTKEEPEAEPLRLQIPKEDTPVKVDTNGGFLVSPCIEADAKILDALEELDHKLKVLSHPSEMSTSGDGELLIAANDDFEQRILPNNSFVFQSANKQISNNQILLNQAVNVTLVNAIEGEQMIMEQKQLVKIRELEEELLEQKPKQTLQEEEQESIYEPITLNNTETKTEPQASSLYKIASKSQEIVEDIYQTLEETKPTNWLEGYESIAGSQEASALSYDGYESFAPEEVLTTPTTPSAGTGTLGRNTRDQLPELPKPKRVLHTSPMPHRPAPPKPDVKESEEDENIYDTIKGCYESVNLKASSTSSSSSSNGTVTLTTDAISLTSNCYESILHYKKTRISTGGNQNQATNGGSCIQLSSSGSTLTISSDHKTNSLYESSLAAAGCVIYGSASVGCRSSLGSSAGSRDSGKPRDKRSSIAGSSDNSDAWVDISDGEHGPAPLETAATEAQFIVVRERFKPHRTRSPDWSKRIRDKRLQQKAKSCIEDDSDHYYETLSPFKDKRHSTQLVRHHQDATQVRSTRSSSRRSKNHSVSAHALGEHVVMSDDYDSFETDSDEHGEEETSQRLRNQNDSGVDMRNHRLPKPPAAQNQVYEFVRKFFFSSKKSPKSSQQKLYENTPAPTQFYVEGGKRTEDIYESTDYGPERNPPPSSHLEPPPVLRKQQKNGKSLRSRLRKSLVGSSFDSKQLSTLSATRSTFYVEDPEGLIPELHGSGEMDSGFSEKTCTPTPESQKFSTMARKAKKEAKAARRRTTIGLRPHDPPPPPPPISGSKTPTETGERENEREQEPGQTTSWYAECGVFKQATSAATVSPRGDEPVTPTPSAHGGVSSWYAESGLYQTSGVSVASSSGSSGVSTGNEAGLGDELPSEPHSLFSNEPLYQMYSAAKLESITRDLEAHESSTDGYEEIGQHAKNKPEPMAKPRPSALQLVEPKNGPSRTLWSEIPEVIQSHILPTLTSRERNLQEAKFEIITSEASYLKSLNLLRRHFMNHSAFMDTSVLSAKDRKALFSYIVPVHECSERLLTELEACWQDNIMLLGLSRCIYEIAERHFHVYVAFCEHQGRMDRTLRRLKESKDSMAFQQHLERLEASPNCCGLNLHSFLMLPMQRITRLPLLIDAVFSKESPLNREEYESWKLTLALVQKLVAQCNEAANRREQAYELERIASQLEFPGHVRALAIAPVGVPRAGAKPRYLVKRGELTHLVWRGEDAKLTFGKRLTKVSIYAFLFSDLLVLCKRRGESSFSVFDYCPRSMLTLAAGDSLPQLPTKDLKDQVGKNLILMTLLENCDRKTIELVLSCPSVSDQQRWLQAMRPPEAETPGEKLYESWDCPQVVAKHSYESDEPDVLQLELGDVVNVSRKLPDGWYQGERIRDGAVGWFPGSYTEELNSAHVRARNLKQRHRLLTFTATYLEAQKAK